Proteins encoded within one genomic window of Ranitomeya variabilis isolate aRanVar5 chromosome 4, aRanVar5.hap1, whole genome shotgun sequence:
- the LOC143769905 gene encoding intelectin-1-like, which produces MWLHKLIVLSLALSGVLSLKCHDIPTSDAKQTILNLLSCWDENSDSDSKFKSGYPTGEEGSGFRSCKEIKKYEKYANDGVYMLTTEDGVMYQTYCDMTTSGGGWTLVASIHENNMNGKCTVGDRWSSQNGDNLNNPKGDGNWDNYATFGLPDGATSDDYKNPGYYDIAAKDLSLWHVPNNTPLSQWRNTSLLRYRTDNGFFSQEGGNLFGLYKKYPVVYNAGGCLANNGPAIPVVYDFGSAEKTALYYSVYGAKEFTAGYVQFRAINTERAALALCPGVKVTGCNVEHHCIGGGGYIPEGLPRQCGDFSAFDWDGYGTHIGWSTTKEINEAAVLLFYR; this is translated from the exons ATGTGGCTACACAAGCTAATAGTCCTGTCCTTGGCACTTTCTGGAGTATTGTCCTTGAAATGTC ATGATATTCCTACTTCTGATGCGAAGCAAACCATTCTGAACCTATTGTCGTGCTGGGATGAAAATTCTGATAGTGATTCTAAATTCAAATCTGGGTATCCCACTGGAGAAGAGGGCAGTGGTTTCAGGAGCTGCAAGGAAAtaaagaaatatgaaaaatatgcaAATG ATGGAGTATACATGCTGACCACAGAAGATGGAGTGATGTACCAGACCTACTGTGACATGACAACTAGTGGTGGAGGTTGGACACTGGTGGCCAGTATCCATGAAAATAATATGAATGGCAAATGTACAGTAGGAGATCGCTGGTCCAGTCAGAATGGAGACAACCTCAATAACCCTAAAGGAGATGGTAACTGGGATAACTACGCCACATTTGGTCTACCTGATGGAGCCACCAGTGATGATTATAAG AACCCTGGATATTATGATATCGCTGCCAAAGATCTGAGCTTGTGGCACGTTCCCAATAATACACCCTTGTCCCAGTGGAGAAATACCTCTCTCTTGAGATATCGCACAGACAATGGCTTCTTTAGTCAAGAGGGTGGCAACCTCTTCGGGCTGTACAAA AAATATCCAGTGGTGTACAATGCTGGAGGCTGCCTTGCGAACAATGGACCTGCTATCCCCGTTGTATATGACTTTGGAAGTGCGGAGAAGACAGCATTATATTACTCAGTATATGGCGCAA AAGAGTTCACTGCTGGTTATGTCCAATTCCGCGCTATTAATACAGAAAGAGCTGCCCTGGCTCTGTGCCCAGGTGTGAAGGTGACTGGATGCAACGTAGAACAT CACTGCATTGGAGGAGGTGGTTACATCCCAGAAGGACTCCCCAGACAGTGCGGAGACTTTTCAGCCTTTGACTGGGATGGCTATGGAACTCATATTGGATGGAGTACCACCAAGGAGATCAATGAAGCAGCCGTTCTCCTCTTCTATCGTTAA